The proteins below are encoded in one region of Hordeum vulgare subsp. vulgare chromosome 3H, MorexV3_pseudomolecules_assembly, whole genome shotgun sequence:
- the LOC123443863 gene encoding acyl-protein thioesterase 1-like: protein MSSSGPRGVRREYGRTYVVRPKGRHLATIVWLHGIGDNGNSWSQVLGNLPLDNVKWICPTAPTRPVAAFGGFPCTAWFDVEETSVDGPDDVQGLDASAAHIANLLSSEPSDVRLGIGGFSMGAATALHSAACYAHGRFSNGVAYPITLSAIIGLSGWLPCSRTLRTKIESSQTAFRRAAALPIMLGHGRGDEVVTYRNGERSAEFLRNSGFSYLNFKAYNGLGHHTIPEEMDDVSKWLRARLGLDRSCG from the exons ATGAGCTCCTCCG GCCCGCGCGGTGTTCGTCGAGAGTACGGCCGGACCTATGTGGTCAGGCCCAAGGGGAGGCACCTGGCCACCATTGTCTGGCTCCATGGCATAGGCGACAACGGAAACAG CTGGTCCCAGGTCCTGGGTAATCTCCCGTTGGATAAT GTCAAATGGATTTGCCCTACCGCGCCAACGCGGCCCGTAGCGGCTTTCGGTGGTTTTCCATGTACAGCAT GGTTCGATGTGGAGGAGACTTCGGTTGACGGCCCCGACGACGTCCAAGGGCTGGACGCATCCGCCGCACACATAGCAAACCTGCTGTCGTCCGAGCCCTCCGACG TGAGGCTTGGGATAGGCGGTTTCAGCATGGGAGCTGCCACTGCCCTCCACTCTGCCGCATGCTATGCGCACGGAAGGTTCTCAAACGGGGTTGCGTACCCTATTACCCTCAGCGCCATCATTGGGTTAAGCGGCTGGCTTCCCTGCTCCAG GACCCTGAGGACCAAGATTGAGAGCTCACAGACTGCTTTTAGGAGGGCCGCTGCCTTGCCGATTATGcttggccatggaagag GCGACGAGGTAGTCACGTACAGAAACGGCGAGAGGTCGGCCGAGTTTCTGCGTAACTCGGGCTTTTCGTACCTGAATTTCAAAGCCTACAACGG ACTGGGCCATCACACCATCCCGGAGGAAATGGACGATGTCTCCAAGTGGCTCAGGGCAAGGCTCGGGCTTGATCGCTCTTGCGGCTAA